The Oncorhynchus mykiss isolate Arlee chromosome 10, USDA_OmykA_1.1, whole genome shotgun sequence nucleotide sequence actacacctgttgtattcagcattccactgtaaggtctactacacctgttgtattcagcattccactgtaaggtctactacacttgttgtattcagcatttcactgtaaggtctactacacctgttgtattcagcatttctctgtaaggtctactacacctgttgtattcagcatttcactgtgaggtctactacacctgttgtattcagcatttcaccaTATGACTCATCAAATTTGATAACAGGAAagaagaagaaaagaaaagtaTTGAGTTGAGCTGTTGGTTTGTTTCCTAAAGTGATCATCTACTCACACTTtatttgtaatatatatatatatgacatactATACAATAATAaacatttaataataataataataataatatataataatatataatatataaataatatatatatatataatataatatataataatatataataatatataataatatacagtaacgATACAATGATGTAATGATTTTATTGTGTTTTCCCAGAAAGCTCCTTGATAAATTTGGATGTGGACAGATGTTCTCCGCCTCCTTCTACCATGCTATGGTCAACTGGAACAGACAATACTTCTCACGTAACCATATGTGGAATAGACAAGATGGTAGgtatcactacacacacacacagagactcacacacgcacacacacacacgcacgcacgcacgcacacacacacacagagacgcacacacgcacacacacacacagagacgcgcacacacacgcacgcacgcacgcacgcacgcacgcacgcacacacacacagagacgcacacacgcacacacacacacacacacacagagacgcacacacacacacacacacacacacagacagacacacacgcacgcacgcacacacacacacacagagacgcacacacacacacacacgcacgcacgcacacacacacacacacacagacgcacacacacacacacacacacacacacacacacacacacagacagacacacacacacacacacacacacacacacacacacagagagacagacacacacacacacacacagagacgcacacacgcgcacacacacacacacacacagagacgcacacacgcacatacacacagagacgcacacacacacacacacacacacagagacagacacacacacacacacacacagagacagacacacacacacacacacacagttttattCTTCAAAGTATTCCGACATGCTTTATTTTTTTCAGTCTTTAGAGCCATGAAGGAAGGTGTGGATCCGATCATCGTTTACAACATCCACTCTTTTCTTTCTGACATGTGGCCCTTTATCACCATGGTGAGaaccactgtgtgtgtctgtctgtgtgtgtgtgtctctgtgtgtgtgtctctgtctgtgtgtgtgtgtgtgtgtgtgtgtgtgtgtgtgtgtgtgtgtctctgtgtgtgtttgtgtgtgtctctgtgtgtgtttgtgtgtgtgtgtctgtgtgtgtgtgtctctgtgtgtgtgtgtgtgtgtgtgcgtctctgtgtgtgtgtgtgtctctgtgtgtgtgtgtgtgtgtgtgtgtgtgtgtgtgtgtgtgtgtgtgcgtctctgtctgtgtgtgtgtgtgtgtgtgttattttttgTAATTTTCTATCAGATctacttgttgcagataaaatgATAAAATGTTGACATAAAAATGTCTTTTGATGTTTAATGACACATCCTTTTTATTCGGCGTCTGACTAAAAACCACAAGACTGATTTGAAGTTTCACTTCCTAGGTCCTCttcttcaaatcaaactttatttgtcacatgtgcagaatacaagtgtagactttaccgtgaaatgctgaatacaacaagtgtagactttaccgtgaaatgctgaatacaacaagtgtagactttaccgtgaaatgctgaatacaacaagtgtagactttaccgtgaaatgctgaatacaacaagtgtagactttaccgtgaaatgctgaatacaacaagtgtagactttaccgtgaaatgctgaatacaacaagtgtagactttaccgtgaaatgctgaatacaacaagtgtagactttaccgtgaaatgctgaatacaacaagtgtagactttaccgtgaaatgctgaatacaacaagtgtagactttaccgtgaaatgctgaatacaacaagtgtagactttaccgtgaaatgctgaatacaacaagtgtagactttaccgtgaaatgctgaatacaacaagtgtagactttaccgtgaaatgctgaatacaacaagtgtagactttaccgtgaaatgctgaatacaacaagtgtagactttaccgtgaaatgctgaatacaacaagtgtagactttaccgtgaaatgccgaatacaacaagtgtagactttaccgtgaaatgccgaatacaacaagtgtagactttaccgtgaaatgccgattacaacaagtgtagactttaccgtgaaatgccgaatacaacaagtgtagactttaccgtgaaatgctgattacaacaagtgtagactttaccgtgaaatgccgaatacaacaagtgtagactttaccgtgaaatgctgattacaacaagtgtagactttaccgtgaaatgccgaatacaacaagtgtagactttatcgtgaaatgctgattacaacaagtgtagactttaccgtgaaatgctgattacaacaagtgtagactttaccgtgaaatgctttactgaccagtccttaaccaacagtgctgttcaagaagaagaaaatatttaccaagtagactaaaataaaaagtaacacaatgagaataacaataacgaggctttatacaggggagtactgtacagagtcaatgtggagactatatacagggtattacggtacagagtcaatgtggaggctatatacgggtattacggtatagagtcaatgtggaggctatatacagggtattacggtatagagtcaatgtggaggctatatacagggtattacggtatagagtcaatgtggaggctatatacagggtattacggtacagagtcaatgtggaggctatatacagggtattacggtatagagtcaatgtggaggctatatacaggggagtactgtacagagtcaatgtggaggctatatacaggggagtactgtacagagtcaatgtggaggctatatacagggtataacggtatagagtcaatgtggaggctatatacagggtattacggtatagagtcaatgtggaggctatatacagggtattacggtatagagtcaatgtggaggctatatacagggggaaccggtacagagtcaatgtggagactatatacagggtattacggtatagagtcaatgtggaggctatatacagggtattacggtatagagtcaatgtggaggctatatacagggtattacggtatagagtcaatgtggaggctatatacagggggtaccggtacagagtcaatgtggaggctatatactgggtattacggtatagagtcaatgtggaggctatatacagggtattacggtacagagtcaatgtggaggctatatacagggtattacggtatagagtcaatgtggaggctatatacagggtattacggtatagagtcaatgtggaggctatatacagggggtaccggtacagagtcaatgtggaggctatatacagggtattacggtatagagtcaatgtggaggctatatacagggtattacggtacagagtcaatgtggaggctatatacagggtattacggtatagagtcaatgtggaggctatatacagggggtaccggtacagagtcaatgtggaggctatatacagggtattacggtacagagtcaatgtggaggctatatacagggtattacggtacagagtcaatgtggaggctatatacagggtattacggtacagagtcaatgtggaggctatatacagggtattacggtatagagtcaatgtggaggctatatacagggggtaccggtacagagtcaatgtggaggctatatacagggtattacggtacagagtcaatgtggaggctatatacagggtattacggtacagagtcaatgtggaggctatatacagggtattacggtatagagtcaatgtggaggctatatacagggtattacggtacagagtcaatgtggaggctatatacagggtattacggtacagagtcaatgtggaggctatatacagggggtaccggtacagagtcaatgtggaggctatatacagggtattacggtacagagtcaatgtggaggctatatacagggtattacggtacagagtcaatgtggaggctatatacagggtattacggtacagagtcaatgtggaggctatatacagggtattgcggtacagagtcaatgtggaggctatatacagggtattacggtatagagtcaatgtggaggctatatacagggtattacggtacagagtcaatgtggaggctatatacagggtattacggtacagagtcaatgtggaggctatacacagggtattacggtacagagtcaatgtggaggctatatacagggtgttacggtacagagtcaatgtggaggctatatacagggggaaccggtacagagtcaatgtggagactatatacagggtattacggtatagagtcaatgtggaggctatatacagggtattacggtatagagtcaatgtggaggctatatacagggtattacggtatagagtcaatgtggaggctatatacagggggtaccggtacagagtcaatgtggaggctatatacagggtattacggtatagagtcaatgtggaggctatatacagggtattacggtacagagtcaatgtggaggctatatacagggtattacggtatagagtcaatgtggaggctatatacagggtattacggtatagagtcaatgtggaggctatatacagggggtaccggtacagagtcaatgtggaggctatatacagggggtaccggtacagagtcaatgtggaggctatatacagggtattacggtatagagtcaatgtggaggctatatacagggtattacggtacagagtcaatgtggaggctatatacagggtattacggtatagagtcaatgtggaggctatatacagggggtaccggtacagagtcaatgtggaggctatatacagggtattacggtacagagtcaatgtggaggctatatacagggtattacggtacagagtcaatgtggaggctatatacagggtattacggtatagagtcaatgtggaggctatatacagggtattacggtatagagtcaatgtggaggctatatacagggggtaccggtacagagtcaatgtggaggctatatacagggtattacggtatagagtcaatgtggaggctatatacagggtattacggtacagagtcaatgtggaggctatatacagggtattacggtatagagtcaatgtggaggctatatacagggggtaccggtacagagtcaatgtggaggctatatacagggtattacggtacagagtcaatgtggtggctatatacagggtgttacggtacagagtcaatgtggagactatatacagggtattacggtatagagtcaatgtggaggctatatacagggggtaccggtacagagtcaatgtggaggctatatacagggtattacggtacagagtcaatgtggaggctatatacagggtgttacggtacagagtcaatgtggagactatatacagggtattacggtatagagtcaatgtggaggctatatacagggggtaccggtacagagtcaatgtggaggctatatacagggtattacggtacagagtcaatgtggaggctatatacagggtattacggtacagagtcaatgtggaggctatacacagggtgttacggtacagagtcaatgtggaggctatatacaggaggcaccggtacagagtcaatgtggaggctatatacagggtattacggtatagagtcaatgtggagactatatacagggtattacggtacagagtcaatgtggaggctatatacaggaggcaccggtacagagtcaatgtggaggctatatacagggtattacggtatagagtcaatgtggagactatatacagggtattacggtacagagtcaatgtggaggctatatacaggaggcaccggtacagagtcaatgtggaggctatatacagggtattacggtatagagtcaatgtggagactatatacagggtattacggtacagagtcaatgtggaggctatatacaggaggcaccggtacagagtcaatgtggaggctatatacagggtattacggtatagagtcaaagtggagactatatacagggtattacggtacagagtcaatgtggaggctatatacaggggagtactggtaccgagtcaatgtggaggctatatacaggggagtactggtaccgagtcaatgtggaggctatatacagggtgttacggtacagagtcaatgtggaggctatatacagggggtaccggtacagagtcaatgtggaggctatatacagtgtgtaccggtacagagtcaatgtggaggctatatacaggtggtaccagtacagagtcaatgtggaggctatatacagggggtaccggtacagagtcaatgtggaggctatatacaggggggtaccgctacagagtcaatgtggaggctatatacagggtgttacggtacagagtcaatgtggaggctatatacagggtgttacgttacagagtcaatgttaaggctatatacagggtgttacggtacagagtcaatgtggaggctatatacagggtgttacggtacagagtcaatgtggaggttatatacagggtgttacggtacagagtcaatgtggaggctatatacagggtattacggtacagagtcaatgtggaggctatatacagggtattacggtatagagtcaatgtggaggctatatacagggtattacggtacagagtcaatgtggaggctatatacagggtattacggtacagagtcaatgtggaggctatatacagggggtaccggtacagagtcaatgtggaggctatatacagggtattacggtacagagtcaatgtggaggctatatacagggtattacggtacagagtcaatgtggaggctatatacagggtattacggtacagagtcaatgtggaggctatatacagggtattgcggtacagagtcaatgtggaggctatatacagggtattacggtatagagtcaatgtggaggctatatacagggtattacggtacagagtcaatgtggaggctatatacagggtattacggtacagagtcaatgtggaggctatacacagggtattacggtacagagtcaatgtggaggctatatacagggtgttacggtacagagtcaatgtggaggctatatacagggggaaccggtacagagtcaatgtggagactatatacagggtattacggtatagagtcaatgtggaggctatatacagggtattacggtatagagtcaatgtggaggctatatacagggtattacggtatagagtcaatgtggaggctatatacagggggtaccggtacagagtcaatgtggaggctatatacagggtattacggtatagagtcaatgtggaggctatatacagggtattacggtacagagtcaatgtggaggctatatacagggtattacggtatagagtcaatgtggaggctatatacagggtattacggtatagagtcaatgtggaggctatatacagggggtaccggtacagagtcaatgtggaggctatatacagggggtaccggtacagagtcaatgtggaggctatatacagggtattacggtatagagtcaatgtggaggctatatacagggtattacggtacagagtcaatgtggaggctatatacagggtattacggtatagagtcaatgtggaggctatatacagggggtaccggtacagagtcaatgtggaggctatatacagggtattacggtacagagtcaatgtggaggctatatacagggtattacggtacagagtcaatgtggaggctatatacagggtattacggtatagagtcaatgtggaggctatatacagggtattacggtatagagtcaatgtggaggctatatacagggggtaccggtacagagtcaatgtggaggctatatacagggtattacggtatagagtcaatgtggaggctatatacagggtattacggtacagagtcaatgtggaggctatatacagggtattacggtatagagtcaatgtggaggctatatacagggggtaccggtacagagtcaatgtggaggctatatacagggtattacggtacagagtcaatgtggtggctatatacagggtgttacggtacagagtcaatgtggagactatatacagggtattacggtatagagtcaatgtggaggctatatacagggggtaccggtacagagtcaatgtggaggctatatacagggtattacggtacagagtcaatgtggaggctatatacagggtgttacggtacagagtcaatgtggagactatatacagggtattacggtatagagtcaatgtggaggctatatacagggggtaccggtacagagtcaatgtggaggctatatacagggtattacggtacagagtcaatgtggaggctatatacagggtattacggtacagagtcaatgtggaggctatacacagggtgttacggtacagagtcaatgtggaggctatatacaggaggcaccggtacagagtcaatgtggaggctatatacagggtattacggtatagagtcaatgtggagactatatacagggtattacggtacagagtcaatgtggaggctatatacaggaggcaccggtacagagtcaatgtggaggctatatacagggtattacggtatagagtcaatgtggagactatatacagggtattacggtacagagtcaatgtggaggctatatacaggaggcaccggtacagagtcaatgtggaggctatatacagggtattacggtatagagtcaatgtggagactatatacagggtattacggtacagagtcaatgtggaggctatatacaggaggcaccggtacagagtcaatgtggaggctatatacagggtattacggtatagagtcaaagtggagactatatacagggtattacggtacagagtcaatgtggaggctatatacaggggagtactggtaccgagtcaatgtggaggctatatacaggggagtactggtaccgagtcaatgtggaggctatatacagggtgttacggtacagagtcaatgtggaggctatatacagggggtaccggtacagagtcaatgtggaggctatatacagtgtgtaccggtacagagtcaatgtggaggctatatacaggtggtaccagtacagagtcaatgtggaggctatatacagggggtaccggtacagagtcaatgtggaggctatatacaggggggtaccgctacagagtcaatgtggaggctatatacagggtgttacggtacagagtcaatgtggaggctatatacagggtgttacgttacagagtcaatgttaaggctatatacagggtgttacggtacagagtcaatgtggaggctatatacagggtgttacggtacagagtcaatgtggaggttatatacagggtgttacggtacagagtcaatgtggaggctatatacagggtattacggtacagagtcaatgtggagactatatacagggtattacggtacagagtcaatgtggaggctatatacagggggtaccggtacagagtcaatgtggaggctatatacagggggtaccggtacagagtcaatgtggaggctatatacagggggaaccggtacagagtcaatgtggaggctatatacagggggtaccggtacagagtcaatgtggaggctatatacagggggcaccggtacagagtcaatgtggaggctatatacagggggtaccggtacagagtcaatgtggaggctatatacagggggcaccggtacagagtcaatgtggaggctatatacagggggtaccggtacagagtcaatgtggaggctatatacagggtgttacggtacagagtaaatgtggaggctatatacagggtgttacggtacagggtcaatgtggaggctatatacagggtattacggtacagagtcaatgtggaggctatatacagggggcaccggtacagagtcaatgtggaggctatatacagggggtaccggtacagagtcaatgtggaggctatatacagggggtaccggtacagagtcaatgtggaggctacaatTTTataggctttcctctgacaccgcctattatagaggtactggatggcaggaagtttggtcccagtgatgtactggaccgtacgcacAGGGAGGCAGGCGGAGGAAGCCAGGCAGGCGGAGGCAGGCAGGCGGagtcaggtaggcaggcaggcggaGGCAGGCAGGcggaggcaggtaggcaggcaggtggAGGCAGGTAGGCGGAGGCAGCCAGGcggaggcaggtaggcaggcaggcaggtggaGGCAGGCGGAGGCAGGTAGGCAggtggaggcaggcaggcaggcaggcggaggcaggcaggcaggcggaggCATGTAGGCGGAGGCAGGCGGAGGCATGCAGGCGGAGGCATTCAGTCAGATTTAAACACCAATTTATGTCTCTGATTAAAGTATTTATCCTCCCAGGGGATGCGTCAGGGTGACTATCAAATCACTATGATGGAGCTGCCTCAAGGTTATCCTAATAACCCTTTCCCCATCAACCAGCTGTACAGGTAGGATACAACCTCTTCCTAGACAGCCTACATTCAGGTAGGATACAACCTCTTCCTAGACAGCCTACATTCAGGTAGGATACAACCTCTTCATAGACAGCCTACATTCAGGTAAGAGACAACCTCTTCATAGACAGCCTACATTCAGGTAGGATGCAACCTCTTCCTAGACAGCCTACATTCAGGTAGGATACAACCTCTTCCTAGACAGCCTACATTCTACATTCAGGTAGGATGCAACCTCTTCCTAGACAGCCTACATTCAGGTAGGATACAACCTCTTCATAGACAGCCTACATTCTACATTCAGGTAAGAGACAACCTCTTCCTAGACAGCCTACATTCAGGTAGGATACAACCTCTTCATAGACAGCCTACATTCAGGTAGGATACAACCTCTTCATAGACAGCCTACATTCAGGTCAGAGACAACCTCTTCCTAGACATTCTACATTCAGGTAAGAGACAACCTCTTCCTAGACAGCCTACATTCAGGTAGGATACAACCTCTTCCTAGACAGCCTACATTCAGGTAGGATGCAACCTCTTCCTAGACAGCCTACATTCAGGTAGGATACAACCTCTTCCTAGACAGCCTACATTCAGGTAGGATACAACCTCTTCATAGACAGCCTACATTCTACATTCAGGTAGGATGCAACCTCTTCCTAGACAGCCTACATTTTACATTCAGGTAGGGTGAAACCTCTTCGTAGACATTCTACATTCAGGTAAGAGACAACCTCTTCGTAGACATTCTACATTCAGGTAGGATACAACCTCTTCATAGACAGCCTACATTCAGGTAGGATACAACCTCTTCATAGACAGCCTACATTTTACATTCAGGTAGGGTGAAACCTCTTCGTAGACATTCTACATTCAGGTAAGAGACAACCTCTTCATAGACATTCTACATTCAGGTAGGATACAACCTCTTCGTAGACATTCTACATTCAGGTAGGATACAACCTCTTCATAGACAGCCTACATTCAGGTAGGATACAACCTCTTCCTAGACATTCTACATTCAGGTAGGATACAACCTCTTCATAGACAGCCTACATTCAGGTAAGAGACAACCTCTTTGTAGACATTCTACATTCAGGTAAGAGACAACCTCTTTAGTTATTATTAAaactgttgtgatacagcccggaatcgaaccagggtctgcagtgacacctttcaaatcaaatgttattggtcaaatacacgtgtttagtagatgttaatgcgggtgtagtgaaatgcttgtgcttctaactccaacagtgaagcaatatctaacaattccccaacatatacccaatacacacaaatctatgtAAAGGAATAGAATAAAGAACatatagactaagatacagtagatctgtataggaacttaaaactttccaccttctccactgctgtcccgtcgttgtggatagggggggctgctccctctgctgtttcctgaagtccaccatCATCTCCTTTAGATTTTttatgttgagtgagaggttgttttcctggcaccacactcccagcatcctcacttcctcccttcaggctgtctcgtcgttgttggtagtcAAGCCCAcaactctagcactgagatgtgcCACTCGGGAGACGTTCTACATTCTATGTTATACATTCTACAGACTACATTCTATATTGTACAGCCTACGTTCTAtattctacagcctacattctatattctacagCCTACGTTCTATGTTCTACAATCTATTTTCTACAGACTACATTCTATGTTCTACagactacattctatattctacagcctacattctatattctacagACTACATTCTATagactacattctatattctacagactacattctatattctacagACAAAattctacagcctacattctatattctacagACTACATTCTATagactacattctatattctacagACAAAattctacagcctacattctataTTGTACAGCCTACATTCTATATTGTACATCCTACATTCTATATTGTACAgtctacattctatattctacagcctacattctatattctacagactacattctatattctacagcctacgttctacagcctacattctacagcctacattctatattatacagcctacattctatattctacatccTATATTCTAGAggctacattctatattctacagcctatgttctacagcctacattctataGCCTACGTTCTACAGCCTATGTTCTACAGCCGACATTCTATAGCCTACGTTCTACAGCCTATGTTCTACAGCCTACGTTCTATATTCTACAGACTATgttctacagcctacattctatagcctacgttctacagcctacattctatattctacagTCTACGTTCTACAGCCTAAATTCTATATTCCACAGCCTATATTCTACATGCTACgttctacagcctacattctatattctacagCATACATTCTTCAGCCTACATTCTATAATCTACAGCCTACgttctacagcctacattctatattctacagcctacattctatattctacagcctacattctacagcctacattctatattctacagcctacattctatattctacagcctacgttctacagcctacattctatattctatagcctacgttctacagcctacattctacattctacagcctacattctaaattctacagcctacattctacagcctacattctacaGCCTACGTTCTCCagcctacattctatattctacagcctacattctatattctacatACATTATTggactacattctatattctacagACTACATTATTggactacattctatattctacagactacattc carries:
- the LOC110533264 gene encoding NEDD4-binding protein 2-like 1; the protein is MANGRRRKRSKKNLIIIRGLPGVGKKFYARKLLDKFGCGQMFSASFYHAMVNWNRQYFSRNHMWNRQDVFRAMKEGVDPIIVYNIHSFLSDMWPFITMGMRQGDYQITMMELPQGYPNNPFPINQLYRICNCKIPKQKFRFWEDNWQEADSIWDVLNDRSSIYRWQYSREEWNL